From the genome of Endozoicomonas sp. NE40, one region includes:
- the icmH gene encoding type IVB secretion system protein IcmH/DotU, whose product MTDKTVIIPTPGSRQPPATGTLPTESPPVQQPAHQPGMSPVGAAGSLPIRSSLNPVVSAASTLLTLMIKLRTTIEFSQAPNLHQLMVSHIQTFDRELQSAGLQPETTVAARYLMCTVLDETVMNTPWGAASGWSQRSLLSIFHRETFGGEKCFVMLQRLQETAAMNLDLLELFYLCLSQGFQGKFRLAANGPAQLETIRDNLYQVIQSHRQYADSELSPRWQGTGVRGKGLMQYIPVWVFATVAMAGLLAGYAGFSFWLFQGNAPVIELMQQLAGQ is encoded by the coding sequence ATGACCGATAAAACCGTCATTATACCGACGCCGGGCAGCCGCCAGCCGCCAGCGACAGGCACTCTACCTACAGAGAGTCCACCGGTGCAGCAGCCTGCCCATCAGCCGGGGATGTCACCTGTCGGGGCTGCCGGTTCACTGCCCATTCGTTCGTCACTGAACCCGGTGGTCAGCGCCGCATCAACTCTGCTGACCCTGATGATCAAGCTGCGCACGACCATTGAGTTCAGTCAGGCACCCAATCTGCACCAGTTGATGGTGTCGCATATTCAGACCTTTGACCGTGAACTGCAGTCGGCCGGACTTCAGCCAGAGACGACAGTGGCAGCCCGTTACCTGATGTGTACGGTGCTGGATGAAACGGTGATGAACACCCCCTGGGGGGCAGCGAGTGGCTGGAGCCAGCGCTCGCTGTTAAGCATTTTCCACCGTGAGACCTTCGGCGGCGAGAAGTGTTTTGTCATGCTGCAGCGGTTGCAGGAAACCGCCGCCATGAACCTTGACCTGCTGGAGCTGTTTTATCTCTGTCTCAGTCAGGGCTTTCAGGGGAAGTTCAGGCTGGCTGCCAACGGCCCGGCCCAGCTGGAAACCATTCGTGACAATCTTTACCAGGTCATTCAGTCCCACCGGCAATACGCCGACAGCGAACTGTCGCCCCGCTGGCAGGGAACCGGGGTCAGGGGTAAAGGGCTGATGCAGTATATACCGGTGTGGGTGTTTGCCACGGTGGCGATGGCCGGATTGCTGGCGGGTTATGCCGGCTTCTCTTTCTGGTTGTTTCAGGGCAATGCGCCGGTGATTGAGCTTATGCAGCAGCTTGCCGGACAGTAG
- the tssK gene encoding type VI secretion system baseplate subunit TssK, whose product MSNNNNRVIWSEGMFLRPQHFQQQDRFVEARIENRVSVLNAYGWGFTGLRIDQELLRQGRLSVVEASGVFPDGTPFSIPDNDPPPAIIEIPVNTRDEAIYLCLPLRRPGIRESARAGEQAPQARYQCQAADVRNNASDAGEVASIETGQMALTLKPASEDRNGYAVLGIARVLERQPEHPVKLDNQFIPPLLDCQLSPVTSGYIEELIGLLRQRANALSYRLCDSGRAGSAEIADYMLLQVLNRYEPLMVELSRQQRLHPFELYKELLQLSGELATFTASKKRPESFPPFGLDNLGEVFASVVSTLRQSLGMVLEQTAIALELTQRKFGIYVSVVNDRSLIDSATFILAVKADMPGEALRNNFPSQAKVAPVEVIRELISASMPGVMIRPLPVAPRQIPYHAGFAYFELEKQGKAWAAMKNSGGFAVHLGAEFPGLEMEFWAIRD is encoded by the coding sequence ATGTCGAATAACAATAATCGAGTCATCTGGTCGGAGGGCATGTTTCTTCGGCCTCAGCACTTCCAGCAGCAGGATCGCTTTGTTGAAGCCCGGATAGAAAACCGTGTCAGTGTGTTGAACGCCTACGGCTGGGGTTTTACCGGGCTTCGCATCGATCAGGAGCTGCTTCGTCAGGGCCGGCTTTCCGTGGTTGAGGCGAGTGGCGTGTTTCCGGACGGCACCCCGTTCTCCATTCCTGATAACGATCCCCCGCCGGCTATTATCGAGATTCCGGTCAATACCCGGGATGAAGCCATTTACCTCTGTCTGCCCCTGCGCCGACCCGGTATCCGTGAAAGTGCCAGGGCCGGTGAACAGGCTCCCCAGGCGCGCTATCAGTGTCAGGCGGCTGACGTGCGTAACAATGCCTCGGATGCCGGGGAAGTGGCGTCTATTGAAACCGGACAGATGGCACTGACCCTCAAGCCTGCGTCAGAAGACCGTAACGGTTATGCGGTGTTGGGCATTGCGCGGGTACTGGAAAGACAGCCGGAGCATCCGGTCAAACTGGATAACCAGTTTATTCCGCCCCTGCTGGACTGCCAGCTGTCGCCGGTGACCAGTGGCTATATCGAAGAGCTGATCGGTTTGCTGCGGCAGCGGGCCAATGCCCTGAGTTATCGTTTATGCGACAGCGGGCGGGCAGGCTCGGCAGAGATAGCCGACTACATGCTGTTGCAGGTGTTGAATCGCTACGAGCCTCTTATGGTGGAACTGTCCCGACAGCAACGGTTGCATCCCTTTGAACTGTATAAGGAACTGCTGCAACTGTCCGGTGAACTGGCCACCTTTACCGCCAGTAAAAAACGACCAGAGTCTTTTCCACCTTTTGGCCTTGATAACCTTGGCGAGGTGTTTGCTTCGGTGGTGTCCACATTACGGCAGTCACTGGGCATGGTACTGGAGCAGACCGCCATTGCCCTGGAATTAACCCAGAGAAAGTTTGGTATTTATGTGTCGGTGGTAAACGACCGCAGTCTGATTGACAGCGCCACCTTTATTCTTGCGGTCAAGGCTGATATGCCCGGTGAAGCCTTGCGCAATAATTTTCCTTCCCAGGCGAAGGTCGCGCCGGTGGAGGTGATCAGGGAGCTGATTAGTGCGTCCATGCCCGGTGTGATGATCCGGCCGTTGCCGGTGGCGCCACGACAGATTCCCTACCATGCCGGGTTTGCGTATTTCGAGCTGGAAAAACAGGGGAAAGCCTGGGCAGCCATGAAGAATTCAGGCGGGTTTGCGGTGCATCTTGGTGCAGAGTTTCCCGGTCTGGAAATGGAATTCTGGGCCATCAGGGATTAA
- the tssJ gene encoding type VI secretion system lipoprotein TssJ, whose protein sequence is MVYWQRLSTLFLSMLMAVLLAGCGTTEKVVDSGRELLNLDTRVALALEADESLNLDADERPSPLVIRIFKLADDRQFQREDFLTLYEDAGERLGRDLLGEVKLREIAPGEKRLETLELSAEVRFLGVMAEYSRYTETNNLLVLPVKAHSGSEYKISASQYGLKQP, encoded by the coding sequence GTGGTGTACTGGCAACGACTTTCAACCCTTTTCCTGTCAATGCTGATGGCCGTTTTGCTGGCCGGTTGCGGCACCACTGAAAAGGTAGTGGATTCCGGGCGGGAGTTACTCAATCTGGATACCCGTGTCGCCCTGGCGCTGGAAGCGGACGAGTCCCTGAACCTTGATGCAGACGAACGACCATCGCCGTTAGTGATCAGGATCTTCAAACTGGCGGATGACCGCCAGTTCCAGCGTGAAGACTTTCTCACCCTTTATGAAGATGCCGGAGAAAGGCTCGGGCGTGACCTGCTGGGCGAGGTCAAGCTGCGGGAAATTGCCCCCGGTGAAAAACGACTGGAAACCCTTGAACTGAGCGCCGAGGTGCGTTTTTTAGGGGTGATGGCTGAGTATTCCCGTTATACCGAAACCAACAACCTGCTGGTGTTGCCGGTCAAAGCCCATAGTGGCAGCGAATATAAAATATCAGCCAGCCAGTATGGTTTGAAACAGCCGTAA
- the tagH gene encoding type VI secretion system-associated FHA domain protein TagH, producing MAANLVLEVIDGPAEANMAGHTKTFAKSSGSIGRSDASSWVLPDIERIVSSNHADIHFSGNTYVLIDKSTNGTFLNGSESPIGAGQQVTLNDGDVIVVGHYHIKATLQPVSSSLPDGLGSVDFLDNSDKTTIGSFSADPSATMQEPKDSLDQWFEPGQSDAARDVWGQWDQPMESPLLDASQSVDPLASSATPDPAVSSGVSLDPLDALAGSAGSWDASPQPVSNPSHNSDDWWLSEADNTPAIEQSIAIPSVERAIEPAVEKAIEQTIEPALTPQPVAQPPQPVVHPAPPETSNVAPAPDRQAGTLGERLGLNGNNPELVDQQAAALIQETVSRLMDLLRARSTIKNELRVERTMIETQDNNPLKFSATVDDALGMMFDANRSAFLSPGEAVRDSFDNISDHQVAVMYAMRAAYEYMMEQFDPSRLRTVFERVNGKGLSLNKKAKHWEHYEQWFAGQKKDQEVTYNRLFGDIFADAYEKKLSELSAVRRMP from the coding sequence ATGGCTGCTAACCTGGTTCTTGAAGTGATTGATGGCCCGGCAGAAGCCAATATGGCCGGGCATACAAAGACGTTTGCAAAATCAAGTGGAAGTATCGGTCGGTCGGATGCCAGTAGCTGGGTATTACCCGACATTGAACGTATTGTTTCATCAAACCATGCGGATATTCATTTTTCCGGCAACACTTATGTGCTGATTGATAAAAGCACCAATGGCACTTTCTTAAATGGCAGTGAATCCCCCATTGGCGCAGGTCAGCAGGTCACATTAAACGACGGCGATGTTATTGTCGTCGGCCATTATCATATCAAGGCGACGTTACAGCCGGTTTCCTCATCCCTGCCCGACGGTCTGGGTTCCGTTGATTTTCTCGATAACTCTGACAAAACCACCATTGGTTCTTTCTCTGCCGACCCCTCTGCTACCATGCAAGAGCCAAAGGACTCTCTGGACCAGTGGTTTGAGCCCGGACAAAGCGATGCCGCCAGAGATGTCTGGGGACAGTGGGATCAGCCCATGGAATCGCCGCTGCTGGATGCCTCGCAGTCTGTTGATCCTCTGGCTTCGTCAGCCACCCCTGATCCGGCCGTCTCGTCCGGAGTATCTCTCGATCCGCTGGATGCTCTGGCCGGTTCTGCCGGAAGCTGGGATGCCAGCCCTCAGCCAGTGTCGAACCCCAGTCACAACAGCGATGACTGGTGGCTAAGTGAGGCCGATAACACGCCTGCCATTGAACAGTCCATAGCCATACCTTCTGTTGAGCGAGCTATTGAGCCAGCTGTTGAGAAGGCTATTGAGCAAACCATTGAACCGGCTTTAACACCTCAACCTGTGGCGCAACCTCCACAACCTGTCGTTCATCCTGCCCCGCCGGAAACCAGTAACGTTGCTCCTGCACCGGACAGACAGGCGGGGACACTGGGAGAACGACTGGGCTTAAATGGCAATAACCCTGAACTGGTTGATCAGCAGGCAGCGGCCCTGATACAGGAAACCGTCAGTCGTTTAATGGATCTGCTCAGGGCGCGCAGCACCATTAAGAATGAGCTGCGCGTCGAGCGCACGATGATCGAGACTCAGGACAATAACCCCCTGAAATTTTCTGCCACGGTGGACGATGCCCTGGGCATGATGTTTGACGCCAACCGCAGTGCTTTCCTTTCGCCCGGAGAGGCAGTTCGGGACAGCTTTGACAATATTTCCGATCATCAGGTGGCGGTGATGTACGCCATGAGAGCCGCCTATGAATACATGATGGAACAGTTTGACCCGTCCAGATTGCGCACAGTGTTCGAACGGGTCAATGGCAAAGGGCTGTCGCTTAATAAAAAGGCGAAACACTGGGAGCACTATGAGCAGTGGTTTGCCGGGCAGAAAAAAGATCAGGAAGTCACCTATAACCGGCTTTTTGGTGACATTTTTGCGGACGCCTATGAAAAGAAACTGTCCGAGCTGTCTGCCGTACGACGGATGCCTTGA
- a CDS encoding protein kinase domain-containing protein: protein MSTRKDDDKTRLVGKGISPQDEATIIAGAAGNPPSGQSTPTNTRKLINNRFQLETLLGSGGMGSVYKAIDQRKVEARDRDPYVALKLLNEDFKQHPDAFISLQRESRKSQNLAHPNIVTVYDFDRDGDMVFMTMEYMEGHPLDELIKRQAGIGFEDDQAVNILRDISRAMGHAHSKNIIHSDFKPGNIFVTHKGTAKVFDFGIARAVSASGVEGTPEGDKTVFDAGSLSALTPAYASYEMLKGEEPSTSDDVYALACVAYELFAGKHPFNKTPADKAFEQQLKPEKIKRLSQRQWKALEQALAFKRDQRTQTVPDFEKAFFCQSKLPVYGAVASLILATVAAFIYQYTTQEAEQEVLRETLTEELQVDLRANIELEMQQKSALEALNKALEQPPGDALNGAFDSTLNQLIGRYQALVPEDNDSIVHARQRAMGIYLQAAAEATQTGRLDDAEAFLKKAADWRTDASEYSRESSLLANAREEVERERQRQRLAAEEEARQQAEALRLQQEKLAQEKRERDARLARDEALRQKALAEEKRQQQIKAAIASVNNNLTCNSKLDINGKLAASLNHLETLSPSDHNTLTRTTIDSLTSCIRRAGVKNPKTAARFQSDALTLFPDATSIQSIKIDFCAHLAPGSGKKGQRYYCQDKLASGGNSPTLVVGRSEQEKLAVTRYEITVGDFNQYCRQTGQCTTLKAEADLPAHNITIDQANGYARWLSQETGYHYRLPSHKEWLSLTSPQSNGSDPDRNCYLKFGNLHKGLSLVKAATGKQNDNGLINHVGNVQEWVFDSNGELVAAGGSRKDPLKRCLVTTRSKHSGQPDEYTGFRLIRTVL from the coding sequence ATGAGTACTCGTAAGGACGATGATAAAACCCGTCTTGTTGGTAAGGGTATTTCGCCGCAGGACGAAGCCACTATTATTGCCGGAGCTGCCGGAAACCCGCCGTCCGGTCAGTCCACACCAACAAATACCAGAAAACTGATTAACAACCGCTTCCAGCTGGAAACGCTGCTGGGTTCCGGTGGCATGGGTTCGGTCTATAAAGCCATTGACCAGCGCAAAGTAGAAGCCAGGGACCGTGACCCTTATGTGGCATTAAAGCTGTTAAATGAAGATTTCAAACAGCATCCGGACGCCTTTATTTCATTGCAGCGGGAATCCAGAAAATCACAGAATCTGGCACACCCGAATATCGTCACCGTTTATGATTTTGACCGGGATGGTGACATGGTGTTTATGACCATGGAATACATGGAAGGTCATCCGCTGGACGAGTTAATTAAACGTCAGGCAGGCATCGGTTTTGAGGATGACCAGGCCGTTAACATTCTTCGGGATATCTCCCGGGCCATGGGTCACGCCCACTCCAAAAACATTATCCACTCCGACTTTAAACCCGGTAATATTTTTGTCACCCACAAAGGCACTGCCAAGGTATTTGATTTTGGCATTGCCCGGGCCGTTTCAGCCAGTGGTGTTGAGGGTACACCGGAAGGCGATAAAACGGTGTTTGATGCCGGTAGTCTGAGCGCGCTGACACCCGCCTATGCCAGTTATGAAATGCTGAAAGGGGAAGAGCCATCCACCAGTGACGATGTGTATGCCCTGGCCTGTGTCGCCTATGAACTGTTTGCCGGTAAACACCCTTTTAATAAAACCCCGGCCGACAAAGCCTTTGAACAACAGCTGAAGCCGGAAAAAATCAAACGTCTCAGCCAGCGCCAGTGGAAGGCACTGGAACAGGCGCTGGCCTTTAAACGTGACCAGCGCACCCAGACCGTACCCGACTTTGAGAAAGCCTTTTTTTGTCAGTCAAAGCTTCCCGTCTATGGTGCGGTGGCGAGTTTAATACTGGCGACAGTTGCTGCCTTTATCTACCAGTACACGACTCAGGAAGCAGAACAGGAGGTGCTGAGAGAGACGCTGACAGAAGAGTTACAGGTAGACCTGCGCGCCAATATTGAGCTGGAAATGCAACAGAAGTCAGCATTGGAAGCGTTGAACAAAGCCCTTGAACAACCCCCGGGTGATGCGCTTAATGGCGCGTTTGACAGCACCCTGAACCAGCTGATTGGCCGCTATCAGGCACTGGTTCCGGAAGATAATGACAGCATTGTCCATGCCCGGCAGAGAGCCATGGGGATTTATCTGCAGGCAGCCGCAGAGGCCACACAGACCGGCAGGCTGGACGACGCCGAAGCCTTTTTGAAAAAAGCCGCTGACTGGCGCACCGACGCCAGCGAATACAGCAGGGAATCGTCCCTGCTGGCCAATGCCCGGGAAGAGGTGGAACGGGAACGTCAGCGACAGCGGCTGGCTGCCGAAGAGGAAGCCCGGCAGCAGGCAGAAGCGTTAAGGCTGCAACAGGAAAAACTGGCACAGGAAAAGAGAGAGAGGGATGCCCGGCTGGCCCGTGACGAAGCCCTGAGACAGAAGGCACTGGCAGAAGAAAAACGACAGCAGCAGATTAAAGCAGCCATTGCCTCGGTCAACAATAACCTGACCTGCAACAGTAAGCTGGATATTAATGGCAAACTGGCCGCCAGTCTGAACCATCTGGAAACCCTCAGCCCTTCAGACCATAACACCCTGACCAGAACCACCATCGATTCACTGACCAGCTGTATCCGGCGGGCCGGGGTAAAGAATCCGAAAACCGCCGCCCGATTCCAGTCCGACGCGCTGACACTCTTCCCCGACGCTACTTCTATCCAGTCGATCAAAATCGACTTCTGCGCCCATCTTGCACCGGGTTCCGGAAAAAAAGGCCAGCGCTATTACTGTCAGGACAAGCTTGCCAGTGGCGGCAACAGTCCGACACTGGTGGTCGGCCGGTCGGAGCAAGAAAAGCTGGCGGTGACCCGTTACGAGATCACCGTGGGTGACTTTAACCAATACTGTCGTCAAACCGGTCAATGTACGACGCTGAAGGCTGAAGCCGACCTGCCCGCGCACAACATCACCATTGACCAGGCCAATGGTTACGCCCGCTGGTTAAGTCAGGAAACCGGTTATCACTACCGACTGCCCTCCCATAAAGAGTGGCTCTCGCTCACATCGCCCCAGAGCAACGGCAGCGACCCCGACCGTAACTGTTACCTGAAGTTCGGCAACCTGCACAAAGGGCTGTCACTGGTCAAAGCCGCAACCGGCAAACAAAACGACAACGGCCTGATCAACCATGTGGGCAATGTTCAGGAATGGGTGTTTGACAGCAATGGCGAGCTGGTAGCCGCCGGGGGCAGCAGAAAAGACCCGCTGAAACGCTGTCTGGTCACCACCCGGTCAAAGCATTCGGGGCAGCCCGATGAATACACCGGGTTTCGATTAATAAGAACGGTTCTTTAA
- a CDS encoding ShlB/FhaC/HecB family hemolysin secretion/activation protein, protein MKRTAVTLAAAIVSVPLLSAPVTAAENYVPDIPPRDLPKEFKERKPDAADNKGSEPGVTLKEGGNEQVPHITITRFSFRNLPEYPEAGVTRETVEQFAETLRKQYMKSEEVLDNGFTRKELDEVTALLRKKALNKNPDDISLDDLKELVSILRRQTAERGMTYGDIEKVAQQITRFYRERGLLLARAFIPPQEVRQGVVELDIVAGKLGKVVVSGNHKYQPEQLQEPFNDQLGELVDNARIEESIYLLNDYPGLSVYGYFEKGDNPGESNLNLQVRDEETWSLAIRADNHGSELTGENRVYTVGNWYNPTGIGDQLTLGALKSFNPENTDLFQLVYSLPVFSADTRLEFYAEQNRFDISSKADEIINRLNITGANDTYSATLMHQLKRSRAANLATGFKYSDKRVTRDASVPLFTEGDHANTSEIIIEGDFLGDSIRTLNMGRLSLMHGRLNNTVPEDRGDTFYRLALDTNSLFFVPLPFTDNDSRLVVKSKWRYSNNPLPSFEQMALGGANTVRAFTGSEFSADTGVYLGAEWYFDLPGVLNYEFASGRRLSDRLQYAVLFEGAYGHENSYKFNASDTRAPDPWAHLAGAGLLFRFNWDDRFVSTLTVARPVSSRSGSDLVGNDARSWRTYIDATYQLR, encoded by the coding sequence GTGAAAAGAACAGCAGTAACGCTAGCCGCTGCGATAGTATCTGTGCCGCTGCTCAGCGCGCCGGTGACCGCCGCCGAAAACTATGTACCGGACATTCCCCCCCGTGACCTGCCGAAAGAGTTCAAAGAGCGCAAACCCGATGCCGCAGACAACAAAGGCAGCGAACCGGGCGTTACGCTGAAAGAAGGCGGCAATGAACAGGTACCCCATATCACCATCACCAGGTTTTCGTTCAGAAACCTGCCCGAATACCCTGAAGCGGGTGTCACCAGGGAGACTGTTGAGCAGTTTGCGGAAACCCTGCGTAAACAATACATGAAGTCAGAAGAAGTGCTGGACAACGGCTTTACCCGCAAAGAGCTGGATGAAGTGACCGCATTGCTCAGGAAGAAAGCGTTAAACAAAAACCCGGATGACATCAGTCTGGACGACCTGAAAGAGCTGGTCAGCATCCTGCGTCGCCAGACCGCCGAACGGGGGATGACCTACGGTGATATTGAAAAAGTCGCGCAACAGATTACCCGCTTTTATCGAGAGCGGGGGCTGTTACTGGCCAGAGCCTTTATCCCACCCCAGGAAGTACGGCAGGGAGTGGTTGAGCTGGATATTGTGGCGGGCAAACTGGGTAAAGTGGTGGTGTCGGGCAATCACAAATACCAGCCCGAACAACTGCAGGAACCGTTTAATGACCAGCTGGGCGAACTGGTGGACAATGCCCGTATAGAAGAGAGCATTTACCTGCTTAACGATTATCCGGGGTTGAGTGTTTACGGCTATTTCGAGAAAGGCGACAACCCCGGGGAGTCTAACCTCAACCTGCAGGTCAGGGATGAGGAGACCTGGAGCCTTGCCATAAGAGCCGACAACCATGGTTCCGAACTCACCGGAGAAAACCGGGTTTATACCGTCGGCAACTGGTACAACCCCACAGGTATTGGCGACCAGCTCACACTGGGCGCGCTCAAGTCCTTCAATCCGGAAAACACCGACCTGTTTCAGCTGGTTTACAGCCTGCCGGTGTTCAGCGCCGATACCCGCCTTGAGTTCTATGCGGAACAGAACCGCTTTGATATCTCCTCCAAAGCCGACGAGATTATTAACCGCCTGAACATCACCGGCGCCAACGACACGTACTCAGCCACCCTGATGCATCAGCTGAAGCGTTCCAGGGCAGCTAACCTTGCCACCGGTTTTAAATACAGCGACAAGCGGGTGACACGGGATGCGTCTGTGCCACTCTTTACCGAAGGCGACCATGCCAACACCTCTGAAATCATTATCGAAGGGGACTTTCTCGGTGACAGCATCCGCACCCTGAATATGGGGCGGCTGTCGCTGATGCATGGTCGTCTGAACAATACGGTGCCTGAAGACCGGGGCGATACCTTCTACCGGCTGGCACTGGACACTAATTCCCTGTTCTTTGTACCACTGCCGTTTACTGACAACGACTCACGTCTGGTGGTCAAGTCTAAATGGCGTTACAGCAACAACCCCCTGCCCTCTTTCGAGCAGATGGCGCTGGGTGGCGCAAATACTGTCCGGGCTTTTACCGGCAGTGAGTTTTCTGCTGACACCGGCGTTTATCTGGGAGCCGAGTGGTATTTTGACCTTCCCGGCGTGCTGAACTACGAGTTTGCCAGCGGCAGGCGTTTGAGTGACCGGCTCCAGTATGCCGTTCTGTTTGAAGGCGCCTACGGCCATGAGAACAGTTATAAGTTTAATGCCAGCGATACCCGGGCGCCCGATCCATGGGCTCATCTGGCAGGGGCGGGCCTGTTGTTCAGGTTCAACTGGGATGACCGCTTTGTCTCCACCCTGACCGTTGCCAGACCGGTGTCTTCCCGTTCCGGCAGTGACCTGGTCGGCAATGATGCCAGAAGCTGGCGCACCTATATTGATGCCACTTACCAGTTACGCTGA